The following proteins come from a genomic window of Eulemur rufifrons isolate Redbay chromosome 24, OSU_ERuf_1, whole genome shotgun sequence:
- the ALDH16A1 gene encoding aldehyde dehydrogenase family 16 member A1 isoform X1: MAATRAGPRAREIFATLEYGPAPESHACALAWLDTQDRLLGHHINGKWSKPEHRNSVPCQDPITGENLASCLQAQAEDVAAAVEAARTAFESWSRLPGAVRAQHLTRLAKVIQKHQRLLWTLESLVTGRAVREVRDGDVQLAQQLLHYHAVQAHTQEEALAGWEPMGVIGLILPSTFSFLEMMWRICPALAVGCTVVALVPPASPTPLLLAQLAGELGTFPGIINVISGPASLGAVLASQPGVQKVAFCGALEEGRALRRALAGEGAELGLALGAEALLLLSDAADVDSAVEGVVDAAWSDRSPGGLRLLVQESVWEETMRRLQARMGRLRSGRGLDGAVDMGARGAAARDLAQRYVREAQSQGAQVFQAGDVPLDSPFYPPTLVSDLPPASPCAQAEAPWPVVVASPFRTAKEALALANGTPRGGSASVWSERLGQALELGYGLQMGTVWINSHGLRDPAVPTGGCKESGSSWHGGPDGLYEYLRPSETPARLSYLSKNLNYDTFGLTVPSTLPAGPETGPTPAPPYGLFVGGRFQAPGARSSRPIQDAFGNLHGYVAEGGAKDIRGAVEAAHQATSGWAGQSPGARTALLWALAAAMERRESTLASRLERQGVELKAAKAEVELSVRRLRAWGAQAQAQGQTLQVAGLRGPVLRLREPLGVLAIVCPDERPLLAFVSLLAPALAHGNTIVMVPSGACPLLALEVCQDMATLFPAGLVNVVTGDRDHLTRCLALHQDVQALWYFGSAQGSQFVEWASAGNLKPVWVSRGLPRAWEQEAEGAGPELGLRAARTKALWLPMGD; this comes from the exons ATGGCTGCGACGCGTGCAGGGCCCCGCGCGCGCGAGATCTTCGCCACGCTGGAGTACGGACCTGCGCCGGAGAGCCACGCATGCGCACTG gcctggctggacACCCAGGACCGGCTCTTGGGCCACCATATAAATGGGAAGTGGTCAAAGCCAGAACACAGGAATTCAGTGCCATGCCAGGATCCCATCACAG GAGAGAACTTAGCCAGTTGCCTGCAGGCACAGGCCGAGGATGTGGCTGCAGCCGTGGAGGCAGCCAGGACCGCATTTGAGAGCTGGAGCCGACTCCCTGGGGCCGTCCGTGCCCAGCACCTGACTAG GCTGGCCAAGGTGATCCAGAAGCACCAGCGGCTGCTGTGGACCCTGGAATCCCTGGTTACTGGACGAGCTGTTCGAGAGGTTCGAGACGGGGATGTCCAGCTGGCCCAGCAGCTGCTGCACTACCATGCGGTCCAGGCACACACCCAGGAGGAGGCGCTGGCAGGCTGGGAGCCCATGG GAGTAATTGGCCTCATCCTGCCATCCACGTTCTCCTTCCTTGAGATGATGTGGAGGATTTGCCCCGCCCTGGCTGTGG gctgcACTGTGGTGGCCCTTGTGCCCCCTGCCTCCCCGACAcccctcctcctggcccagcTGGCAGGGGAGCTAGGCACATTCCCAGGAATAATCAACGTGATCAGTGGCCCTGCCTCCCTGGGGGCCGTCCTGGCCTCCCAGCCTGGAGTCCAGAAGGTGGCCTTCTGTGGAGCCCTCGAG GAAGGACGTGCCCTTCGGCGGGCCCTGGCAGGCGAGGGGGCCGAGCTGGGCCTGGCTCTGGGGGCGGAGGCGCTGCTGCTGCTGAGCGACGCGGCGGACGTGGACTCGGCCGTGGAGGGCGTGGTGGACGCAGCCTGGTCCGACCGAAGCCCG GGGGGCCTCAGGCTCCTCGTCCAGGAGTCTGTGTGGGAGGAAACCATGAGGCGGCTCCAGGCGCGGATGGGGCGGCTTCGGAGTGGCCGAGGGCTGGATGGGGCCGTGGACATGGGGGCCCGAGGGGCTGCCGCTCGTGACCTGGCCCAGCGCTATGTGCGTGAGGCCCAGAGCCAGGGTGCGCAG GTGTTCCAGGCCGGCGATGTGCCCTTAGACAGCCCATTCTATCCCCCAACCTTGGTCTCTgacctgcccccagcctccccgTGTGCCCAGGCAGAG GCGCCATGGCCTGTGGTCGTGGCTTCCCCTTTCCGCACAGCCAAGGAGGCACTGGCCTTGGCCAACGGGACGCCCCGGGGGGGCAGCGCCAGCGTGTGGAGcgagaggctggggcaggcgcTGGAGCTGGGCTACGG GCTTCAGATGGGCACAGTCTGGATCAACAGCCACGGCCTCAGAGACCCTGCAGTGCCCACAGGGGGCTGCAAGGAGAGTGGGTCGTCCTGGCACGGGGGCCCGGAT GGGCTGTATGAGTACCTGCGGCCCTCAGAGACCCCTGCCCGGCTGTCCTACCTTTCCAAGAACCTGAACTATGATACATTTGGCCTCACTGTGCCCTCAACCCTGCCGGCTGGGCCTGAAACAGGGCCCAC CCCAGCACCCCCCTATGGGCTCTTCGTTGGAGGCCGTTTCCAGGCTCCCGGGGCCCGGAGCTCCAGGCCCATCCAGGATGCATTTGGCAACCTCCATGGCTACGTGGCTGAGGGTGGAGCCAAGGATATCCGAGGTGCTGTGGAGGCTGCTCACCAGGCTACCTCTGG CTGGGCGGGCCAGTCGCCGGGGGCCCGAACAGCCCTGCTGTGGGCCCTGGCAGCCGCAATGGAGCGCCGGGAGTCCACCCTGGCCTCGAGGCTGGAGAGGCAGGGAGTGGAGCTCAAGGCTGCCAaggctgaggtggagctgagcgTGAGACGACTTCGGGCCTggggggcccaggcccaggcccaagGCCAAACCCTGCAG GTAGCCGGACTGAGAGGCCCTGTGCTCCGCCTGCGGGAGCCGCTGGGTGTGCTGGCTATTGTGTGCCCGGATGAGCGGCCCCTGCTTGCCTTCGTGTCCCTGCTGGCCCCCGCCCTGGCCCATGGCAACACTATAGTCATGGTGCCCAGCGGAGCCTGTCCCCTGCTGGCCTTGGAGGTCTGCCAG GACATGGCCACCCTGTTCCCGGCGGGCCTGGTGAACGTGGTGACAGGAGACCGGGACCACCTGACCCGCTGCCTGGCCTTGCACCAGGACGTCCAGGCCCTGTGGTATTTCGGATCTGCCCAG ggctcccagTTTGTGGAGTGGGCATCAGCAGGGAACCTCAAGCCGGTGTGGGTGAGCAGGGGCCTCCCACGGGCCTGGGAGCAGGAGGCCGAAGGCGCAGGCCCAGAGCTGGGGCTGCGGGCAGCACGCACCAAGGCCCTGTGGCTGCCCATGGGGGACTGA
- the PIH1D1 gene encoding PIH1 domain-containing protein 1 isoform X1, whose product MANSQLLAPELSEAETMGAETARFEELLLQASKELQQAQTTRPESTQIQPQPGFCIKTNSSEGKVFINICHSASIPPPADMTEDELLQMLEEDQAGFRIPMSLGEPHAELDAKGQGCTAYDVAVNSDFYRRMQNSDFLRELVVTIAREGLEDKYNLQLNPEWRMLKNRTFLGSISQQNIRSKQRPRIQELGNLDTPDSRRDEEGPEKPHLNLWLEAPDLLLAEIDLPKLDRALGLSLEIGENRLVIRGPQQLYHLDAYIPLPINSDESRAAFHRKRKVPEGRGREVGGLESWVGGGDWTSGS is encoded by the exons ATGGCGAACTCGCAGCTACTGGCACCGGAGTTAAGCGAGGCAGAGACGATGGGTGCTGAGACGGCGCGATTCGAGGAGCTGCTGCTGCAG GCCTCCAAGGAGCTCCAGCAAGCCCAGACAACCAGACCAGAATCTACACAAATCCAACCTCAGCCTG GTTTCTGCATAAAGACCAACTCATCGGAAGGGAAGGTTTTCATCAACATCTGCCACTCTGCCTCCATCCCTCCTCCAGCTGACATGACTGAGGATGAGCTTCTTCAAATGCTGGAGGAGGACCAAGCTGGGTTTCGCATCCCCATGAGTCTGGGAGAGCCTCATGCTGAACTGGATGCAA AAGGCCAGGGCTGTACCGCCTACGATGTAGCTGTCAACAGCGACTTCTACCGGAGGATGCAG AACAGCGATTTCTTGCGGGAGCTTGTGGTCACCATCGCCAGGGAGGGCCTTGAGGACAAATACAACCTGCAGCTGAATCCAG AATGGCGCATGTTGAAGAACCGGACTTTCCTGGGCTCCATCTCTCAGCAGAACATCCGCTCCAAGCAGCGTCCTCGGATCCAGGAGCTGGGGAACCTGGACACGCCCGACTCCAGGAGAGATGAGGAAGG CCCTGAGAAGCCTCACCTGAACCTCTGGCTGGAAGCCCCTGACCTCCTGTTGGCTGAAATTGACCTCCCTAAACTG GACAGAGCACTGGGGCTGTCGCTGGAGATCGGGGAGAACCGCCTGGTGATCCGGGGCCCCCAGCAGCTGTATCACCTGGATGCCTATATCCCCCTGCCGATCAACTCTGATGAGAGCAGGGCAGCCTTCCACCGGAAGAGAAAGGTGcctgagggaaggggaagggaagtgggGGGCCTGGAGTCTTGGGTCGGGGGTGGGGACTGGACTTCTGGGTCATGA
- the PIH1D1 gene encoding PIH1 domain-containing protein 1 isoform X2, with protein sequence MANSQLLAPELSEAETMGAETARFEELLLQASKELQQAQTTRPESTQIQPQPGFCIKTNSSEGKVFINICHSASIPPPADMTEDELLQMLEEDQAGFRIPMSLGEPHAELDAKGQGCTAYDVAVNSDFYRRMQNSDFLRELVVTIAREGLEDKYNLQLNPEWRMLKNRTFLGSISQQNIRSKQRPRIQELGNLDTPDSRRDEEGPEKPHLNLWLEAPDLLLAEIDLPKLDRALGLSLEIGENRLVIRGPQQLYHLDAYIPLPINSDESRAAFHRKRKQLMVAMPLLSTPS encoded by the exons ATGGCGAACTCGCAGCTACTGGCACCGGAGTTAAGCGAGGCAGAGACGATGGGTGCTGAGACGGCGCGATTCGAGGAGCTGCTGCTGCAG GCCTCCAAGGAGCTCCAGCAAGCCCAGACAACCAGACCAGAATCTACACAAATCCAACCTCAGCCTG GTTTCTGCATAAAGACCAACTCATCGGAAGGGAAGGTTTTCATCAACATCTGCCACTCTGCCTCCATCCCTCCTCCAGCTGACATGACTGAGGATGAGCTTCTTCAAATGCTGGAGGAGGACCAAGCTGGGTTTCGCATCCCCATGAGTCTGGGAGAGCCTCATGCTGAACTGGATGCAA AAGGCCAGGGCTGTACCGCCTACGATGTAGCTGTCAACAGCGACTTCTACCGGAGGATGCAG AACAGCGATTTCTTGCGGGAGCTTGTGGTCACCATCGCCAGGGAGGGCCTTGAGGACAAATACAACCTGCAGCTGAATCCAG AATGGCGCATGTTGAAGAACCGGACTTTCCTGGGCTCCATCTCTCAGCAGAACATCCGCTCCAAGCAGCGTCCTCGGATCCAGGAGCTGGGGAACCTGGACACGCCCGACTCCAGGAGAGATGAGGAAGG CCCTGAGAAGCCTCACCTGAACCTCTGGCTGGAAGCCCCTGACCTCCTGTTGGCTGAAATTGACCTCCCTAAACTG GACAGAGCACTGGGGCTGTCGCTGGAGATCGGGGAGAACCGCCTGGTGATCCGGGGCCCCCAGCAGCTGTATCACCTGGATGCCTATATCCCCCTGCCGATCAACTCTGATGAGAGCAGGGCAGCCTTCCACCGGAAGAGAAAG CAATTGATGGTGGCCATGCCCCTTCTGTCCACGCCTTCCTGA
- the ALDH16A1 gene encoding aldehyde dehydrogenase family 16 member A1 isoform X2, whose product MAATRAGPRAREIFATLEYGPAPESHACALAWLDTQDRLLGHHINGKWSKPEHRNSVPCQDPITGENLASCLQAQAEDVAAAVEAARTAFESWSRLPGAVRAQHLTRLAKVIQKHQRLLWTLESLVTGRAVREVRDGDVQLAQQLLHYHAVQAHTQEEALAGWEPMGVIGLILPSTFSFLEMMWRICPALAVGCTVVALVPPASPTPLLLAQLAGELGTFPGIINVISGPASLGAVLASQPGVQKVAFCGALEGGLRLLVQESVWEETMRRLQARMGRLRSGRGLDGAVDMGARGAAARDLAQRYVREAQSQGAQVFQAGDVPLDSPFYPPTLVSDLPPASPCAQAEAPWPVVVASPFRTAKEALALANGTPRGGSASVWSERLGQALELGYGLQMGTVWINSHGLRDPAVPTGGCKESGSSWHGGPDGLYEYLRPSETPARLSYLSKNLNYDTFGLTVPSTLPAGPETGPTPAPPYGLFVGGRFQAPGARSSRPIQDAFGNLHGYVAEGGAKDIRGAVEAAHQATSGWAGQSPGARTALLWALAAAMERRESTLASRLERQGVELKAAKAEVELSVRRLRAWGAQAQAQGQTLQVAGLRGPVLRLREPLGVLAIVCPDERPLLAFVSLLAPALAHGNTIVMVPSGACPLLALEVCQDMATLFPAGLVNVVTGDRDHLTRCLALHQDVQALWYFGSAQGSQFVEWASAGNLKPVWVSRGLPRAWEQEAEGAGPELGLRAARTKALWLPMGD is encoded by the exons ATGGCTGCGACGCGTGCAGGGCCCCGCGCGCGCGAGATCTTCGCCACGCTGGAGTACGGACCTGCGCCGGAGAGCCACGCATGCGCACTG gcctggctggacACCCAGGACCGGCTCTTGGGCCACCATATAAATGGGAAGTGGTCAAAGCCAGAACACAGGAATTCAGTGCCATGCCAGGATCCCATCACAG GAGAGAACTTAGCCAGTTGCCTGCAGGCACAGGCCGAGGATGTGGCTGCAGCCGTGGAGGCAGCCAGGACCGCATTTGAGAGCTGGAGCCGACTCCCTGGGGCCGTCCGTGCCCAGCACCTGACTAG GCTGGCCAAGGTGATCCAGAAGCACCAGCGGCTGCTGTGGACCCTGGAATCCCTGGTTACTGGACGAGCTGTTCGAGAGGTTCGAGACGGGGATGTCCAGCTGGCCCAGCAGCTGCTGCACTACCATGCGGTCCAGGCACACACCCAGGAGGAGGCGCTGGCAGGCTGGGAGCCCATGG GAGTAATTGGCCTCATCCTGCCATCCACGTTCTCCTTCCTTGAGATGATGTGGAGGATTTGCCCCGCCCTGGCTGTGG gctgcACTGTGGTGGCCCTTGTGCCCCCTGCCTCCCCGACAcccctcctcctggcccagcTGGCAGGGGAGCTAGGCACATTCCCAGGAATAATCAACGTGATCAGTGGCCCTGCCTCCCTGGGGGCCGTCCTGGCCTCCCAGCCTGGAGTCCAGAAGGTGGCCTTCTGTGGAGCCCTCGAG GGGGGCCTCAGGCTCCTCGTCCAGGAGTCTGTGTGGGAGGAAACCATGAGGCGGCTCCAGGCGCGGATGGGGCGGCTTCGGAGTGGCCGAGGGCTGGATGGGGCCGTGGACATGGGGGCCCGAGGGGCTGCCGCTCGTGACCTGGCCCAGCGCTATGTGCGTGAGGCCCAGAGCCAGGGTGCGCAG GTGTTCCAGGCCGGCGATGTGCCCTTAGACAGCCCATTCTATCCCCCAACCTTGGTCTCTgacctgcccccagcctccccgTGTGCCCAGGCAGAG GCGCCATGGCCTGTGGTCGTGGCTTCCCCTTTCCGCACAGCCAAGGAGGCACTGGCCTTGGCCAACGGGACGCCCCGGGGGGGCAGCGCCAGCGTGTGGAGcgagaggctggggcaggcgcTGGAGCTGGGCTACGG GCTTCAGATGGGCACAGTCTGGATCAACAGCCACGGCCTCAGAGACCCTGCAGTGCCCACAGGGGGCTGCAAGGAGAGTGGGTCGTCCTGGCACGGGGGCCCGGAT GGGCTGTATGAGTACCTGCGGCCCTCAGAGACCCCTGCCCGGCTGTCCTACCTTTCCAAGAACCTGAACTATGATACATTTGGCCTCACTGTGCCCTCAACCCTGCCGGCTGGGCCTGAAACAGGGCCCAC CCCAGCACCCCCCTATGGGCTCTTCGTTGGAGGCCGTTTCCAGGCTCCCGGGGCCCGGAGCTCCAGGCCCATCCAGGATGCATTTGGCAACCTCCATGGCTACGTGGCTGAGGGTGGAGCCAAGGATATCCGAGGTGCTGTGGAGGCTGCTCACCAGGCTACCTCTGG CTGGGCGGGCCAGTCGCCGGGGGCCCGAACAGCCCTGCTGTGGGCCCTGGCAGCCGCAATGGAGCGCCGGGAGTCCACCCTGGCCTCGAGGCTGGAGAGGCAGGGAGTGGAGCTCAAGGCTGCCAaggctgaggtggagctgagcgTGAGACGACTTCGGGCCTggggggcccaggcccaggcccaagGCCAAACCCTGCAG GTAGCCGGACTGAGAGGCCCTGTGCTCCGCCTGCGGGAGCCGCTGGGTGTGCTGGCTATTGTGTGCCCGGATGAGCGGCCCCTGCTTGCCTTCGTGTCCCTGCTGGCCCCCGCCCTGGCCCATGGCAACACTATAGTCATGGTGCCCAGCGGAGCCTGTCCCCTGCTGGCCTTGGAGGTCTGCCAG GACATGGCCACCCTGTTCCCGGCGGGCCTGGTGAACGTGGTGACAGGAGACCGGGACCACCTGACCCGCTGCCTGGCCTTGCACCAGGACGTCCAGGCCCTGTGGTATTTCGGATCTGCCCAG ggctcccagTTTGTGGAGTGGGCATCAGCAGGGAACCTCAAGCCGGTGTGGGTGAGCAGGGGCCTCCCACGGGCCTGGGAGCAGGAGGCCGAAGGCGCAGGCCCAGAGCTGGGGCTGCGGGCAGCACGCACCAAGGCCCTGTGGCTGCCCATGGGGGACTGA